In one Lolium rigidum isolate FL_2022 chromosome 3, APGP_CSIRO_Lrig_0.1, whole genome shotgun sequence genomic region, the following are encoded:
- the LOC124698297 gene encoding probable LRR receptor-like serine/threonine-protein kinase IRK → MRPLLLLLLLLAHLVFPAAAKNGGTASVAALNDDVLGLIVFKADVVDPEGRLATWSEDDERACAWAGVTCDPRTGRVSDLNLAGFGLSGRLGRGLLRLESLQSLSLAANNFSGDVPADLARLPGLQQLDLARNAFSGAIPEGFFAECHALRDVSLAHNAFSGDVPDVGACGTLASLNLSSNRLTGALPSDIWSLNALRTLDLSGNAITGELPVGISKMFNLRELNLHSNGLTGTLPDDIGDCPLLRSVDLGSNSLSGDLPESLRRLSTCTNLELSSNQLTGNVPTWVGEMVSMEVLDLSGNKFSGEIPGSIGGLMSLRELRLSGNGFTGGLPVSIGGCRSLVHVDVSWNSLTGSLPAWVFASGVQWVSVSDNTFSGELAVPVNASSVIQGVDLSSNSFSGHIPSEISKLLSLQSLNMSCNSLSGSVPASIVEMKSLEVLDLSANKLTGSIPSTIGGKSLKVLRLGKNSLTGEIPAQIGDCSALASLDLSHNSLTGDIPATLANLTNLQTADLSRNKLTGGLPKQLSNLAHLIGFNVSHNQLSGDLPPGSFFDTISFSSVSDNPGLCGAKLNSSCPGVLPKPIVLNPESSPDDPLGQKEPVPGGLHHKKTILSISALVAIGAAVLIAVGIITITVLNLQVRAPASHSAAELELSDGYLSQSPTTDVKSGKLVMFGGGNPEFSASTHALLNKDCELGRGGFGTVYKTTLRDGQPVAIKKLTVSSLVKSQDEFEREVKMLGKLRHRNLVALKGYYWTPSLQLLIYEFVSGGNLHKQLHEPSSVNYLSWKERFDIVLGIARSLAHLHRHDVIHYNLKSSNIMIDGSGEAKVGDYGLAKLLPMLDRYVLSSKVQSALGYMAPEFTCRTVKITDKCDVYGFGVLVLEVMSGRPPVEYMEDDVIVLCDVVRAALDEGKVEECVDERLCGKFPLEEAVPIMKLGLVCTSQVPSNRPDMSEVVNILELIRCPQDSPEEELG, encoded by the exons ATGCGGcctctcctgctgctgctgcttctcctCGCCCACCTCGTCTTCCCGGCGGCGGCCAAGAACGGCGGCACGGCCTCAGTGGCGGCGCTGAACGACGACGTGCTAGGCCTAATCGTCTTCAAGGCGGACGTGGTGGACCCGGAGGGCCGGCTCGCGACGTGGAGCGAGGACGACGAGCGGGCCTGCGCCTGGGCGGGCGTCACCTGCGACCCCCGCACCGGCCGCGTCTCCGACCTGAACCTCGCCGGCTTCGGCCTCTCCGGCAGGCTCGGCCGCGGCCTGCTCCGCCTCGAGTCGCTCCAgtcgctctccctcgccgccaacAACTTCTCCGGCGACGTCCCCGCCGACCTCGCGCGCCTCCCGGGCCTGCAGCAGCTCGACCTCGCCCGCAacgccttctccggcgccatcccGGAAGGGTTCTTCGCCGAGTGCCACGCCCTCCGCGACGTCTCCCTCGCCCACAACGCCTTCTCCGGGGACGTCCCGGACGTGGGCGCCTGCGGCACGCTCGCGTCCCTCAACCTCTCCTCCAACCGCCTCACCGGCGCGCTGCCCAGCGACATCTGGTCCCTCAACGCGCTGCGGACGCTCGACCTCTCCGGCAACGCCATCACCGGCGAGCTGCCTGTCGGCATCAGCAAGATGTTCAACCTGCGGGAGCTCAACCTGCACAGCAACGGCCTCACCGGCACCCTCCCGGATGACATCGGGGACTGCCCGCTGCTCAGGTCAGTGGACCTGGGGTCCAACTCGCTGTCCGGCGACTTGCCCGAGTCCCTTCGCAGGCTCTCCACTTGCACAAACCTTGAGCTGAGCTCAAATCAGCTCACTGGCAATGTTCCAACCTGGGTTGGAGAAATGGTGAGCATGGAGGTACTGGATTTGTCGGGGAACAAGTTCTCCGGGGAGATTCCGGGCTCTATTGGTGGGCTCATGTCGTTGAGGGAGCTGAGGCTGTCTGGAAATGGATTCACTGGTGGCTTGCCTGTGTCGATTGGTGGATGTAGAAGCCTAGTGCACGTCGACGTGAGCTGGAATTCCCTCACAGGCAGCCTGCCTGCCTGGGTCTTCGCATCCGGCGTGCAATGGGTGTCGGTGTCCGACAACACATTCAGCGGTGAGCTAGCGGTGCCTGTGAATGCATCTTCTGTGATTCAAGGCGTGGACCTGTCAAGCAATTCGTTTTCAGGACACATCCCATCGGAGATCTCAAAACTGCTGAGCTTGCAGTCGTTGAACATGTCTTGCAACTCTCTGTCTGGCAGTGTTCCAGCCAGCATTGTGGAGATGAAGTCACTGGAGGTGCTTGATTTGAGTGCCAATAAGCTCACTGGGAGTATTCCGTCCACCATTGGAGGGAAGTCGCTGAAAGTGCTAAGGCTTGGGAAGAACTCCCTAACTGGTGAAATCCCAGCCCAGATTGGAGATTGCTCAGCCCTCGCATCACT GGATCTATCACATAACAGTCTAACAGGAGATATTCCAGCAACGCTAGCCAACCTCACCAACCTTCAGACTGCTGATCTTTCTAGGAACAAACTCACTGGTGGTCTGCCAAAGCAGCTCTCCAACCTTGCCCATCTCATTGGCTTCAATGTTTCACATAACCAGCTCTCTGGGGATCTGCCTCCTGGTAGTTTCTTTGACACTATCTCCTTCTCATCAGTGTCTGACAATCCTGGCCTTTGCGGTGCAAAGCTCAACTCTTCTTGTCCTGGTGTGTTGCCAAAACCAATTGTATTGAATCCAGAATCTTCTCCCGATGATCCGCTGGGACAGAAAGAGCCTGTTCCTGGGGGGCTCCATCACAAGAAAACCATACTGAGCATCTCAGCCCTTGTTGCAATCGGTGCTGCTGTTCTCATTGCTGTTGGCATCATAACCATTACTGTCCTTAACCTTCAAGTTCGTGCACCGGCTTCTCATTCTGCTGCCGAGCTAGAACTCTCAGATGGATATCTTAGCCAGTCACCCACAACTGATGTGAAATCAGGCAAGCTTgtaatgtttggaggaggcaatcCAGAATTCAGCGCAAGTACCCATGCTCTCCTGAACAAGGACTGTGAGCTTGGCCGTGGTGGTTTTGGCACCGTCTACAAGACCACTCTCCGAGATGGCCAGCCTGTTGCCATCAAGAAACTGACTGTGTCAAGCTTGGTGAAATCTCAAgatgaatttgagagagaagttaAGATGCTGGGCAAGCTACGCCACCGTAACCTTGTTGCCCTCAAGGGCTATTACTGGACACCATCTCTTCAGCTTCTTATCTATGAGTTTGTCTCTGGTGGTAACTTGCATAAGCAACTGCATGAGCCGTCTTCTGTAAACTACCTCTCATGGAAGGAAAGATTTGATATCGTTCTTGGTATAGCAAGAAGCCTGGCTCACCTCCACCGTCATGACGTTATCCACTACAATCTGAAGTCAAGCAACATTATGATCGATGGATCAGGCGAGGCCAAGGTTGGGGACTACGGATTGGCAAAGCTACTGCCTATGTTAGATCGGTATGTTCTGAGCAGCAAGGTACAGAGTGCACTTGGTTACATGGCACCAGAGTTCACATGCAGAACTGTGAAGATAACTGATAAATGTGATGTGTATGGATTTGGGGTTCTTGTCCTCGAGGTCATGTCAGGCAGGCCACCAGTGGAGTACATGGAAGATGATGTTATTGTGCTGTGTGATGTGGTGAGGGCTGCTTTGGATGAAGGCAAGGTGGAAGAGTGTGTCGATGAGAGGCTCTGTGGAAAATTCCCTCTGGAGGAGGCTGTTCCTATCATGAAGCTTGGCTTGGTCTGTACTTCCCAGGTTCCTTCCAATAGGCCAGACATGAGTGAGGTGGTGAACATATTGGAGTTGATCAGATGCCCTCAGGACAGCCCAGAAGAAGAATTAGGTTAA
- the LOC124702403 gene encoding uncharacterized protein LOC124702403, producing the protein MSQYCLLLFKITWDNSTSFQLFVLLLFRHQKLNMQGGCPVGQWWKWQYVLLLFLGESIRSFFPVALASFGLLLKDMEDTLCFHRKHLNHCRSTWKNRTWRATRLLLHDPGCRRPSGEAMSKGEIDGNVRWEETFSAMSTEPRERSSDGLNASPGSIPLQAICISGQYRTRYGSAMTTDRHSLSLPSKLSLVLQSIQVNEH; encoded by the exons ATGTCCCAGTATTGTTTGCTCTTATTCAAAATCACATGGGATAACTCTACATCTTTCCAGCTATTTGTTCTTCTCCTGTTCAGGCATCAGAAGCTCAACATGCAAGGAGGTTGTCCTGTTGGCCAGTGGTGGAAATGGCAATATGTACTTTTACTGTTCTTAG GGGAAAGCATCAGATCATTTTTTCCTGTGGCATTGGCATCTTTTGGGTTGTTACTGAAGGATATGGAAGACACATTGTGTTTCCACCGTAAACATCTTAACCACTGCCG ATCGACATGGAAGAACCGAACGTGGCGAGCTACACGTCTGCTCCTTCACGATCCAGGATGTAGGCGGCCCAGTGGAGAGGCGATGAGCAAAGGGGAGATAGATGGAAATGTAAGGTGGGAGGAAACCTTCTCCGCTATGTCAACCGAGCCTCGGGAGCGAAGCTCGGATGGACTAAACGCATCACCAGGCAGCATCCCATTACAGGCTATTTGCATTTCTGGACAGTACAGAACAAGGTATGGTTCTGCAATGACTACTGATCGACACAGCCTGTCACTTCCATCAAAGCTCTCCTTGGTACTGCAGAGTATTCAAGTCAATGAGCATTAG
- the LOC124698299 gene encoding (S)-8-oxocitronellyl enol synthase ISY1-like, with protein sequence MSSSWWWARATGGAVTKRQDENAAAVDPSFKSVALVIGSTGIVGTSLVDILPRHDTPGGPWKVYAVSRRPLPRWSRPPSPAVTYLHLDLADSAAVAEALAPLTDVTHIFYAAWSNHPTEAENREANSAMLRSVLSVVVASCPALVHVCLQTGRKHYVGPFDAIGKIPANDPPYTEDMPRLDHPNFYYDQEDVLFDEVSRGHGAVSWSVHRPTTIFGLTARGAMNLVGSLCVYAAICRKEGATLRWPGSRVAWESFSDSSDADLIAEHEIWAALDPLAKNEAFNSSNGDVFKWKRLWPILADRFGVAWAGYEGEASRFRLAEVMADKEAVWEEIIKENELIVTKLEEVANWWFVDAMLGIEFEHLDSMNKSKEHGFLGFRNTVNSFKTWIDKMKVSKIVP encoded by the coding sequence ATGAGCTCGAGCTGGTGGTGGGCACGTGCGACCGGCGGCGCGGTCACCAAGCGCCAGGACGAGAACGCCGCCGCGGTCGATCCCTCCTTCAAGAGCGTCGCCCTCGTCATCGGATCCACCGGCATCGTCGGCACCTCCCTCGTCGATATCCTCCCGCGCCACGACACCCCTGGCGGGCCCTGGAAAGTGTACGCGGTCTCCCGCCGCCCGCTCCCGCGCTGGTCTCGGCCGCCCTCCCCGGCCGTCACGTACCTGCACCTCGACCTCGCggactccgccgccgtcgccgaggcaCTAGCGCCCCTCACGGACGTTACCCACATCTTCTACGCTGCGTGGTCCAACCACCCCACGGAGGCCGAGAACCGCGAGGCCAACTCGGCCATGCTCCGGAGCGTCCTCTCCGTCGTCGTCGCCAGCTGCCCGGCGCTGGTCCACGTCTGCCTGCAGACCGGCCGCAAGCACTACGTCGGTCCGTTCGACGCCATCGGCAAGATCCCCGCCAACGACCCGCCCTACACCGAGGACATGCCCCGGTTGGATCATCCCAACTTCTACTACGACCAAGAGGACGTGCTCTTCGACGAGGTCTCCCGCGGCCACGGCGCCGTCAGCTGGTCCGTCCACCGCCCCACAACCATCTTCGGATTAACTGCTCGCGGTGCCATGAATCTAGTCGGCAGCCTATGCGTCTACGCCGCCATCTGCCGAAAGGAGGGTGCCACGCTGCGGTGGCCTGGGTCCAGGGTCGCTTGGGAGAGTTTCAGTGATTCCTCGGATGCAGACCTCATCGCCGAGCACGAAATCTGGGCCGCGCTCGACCCTCTCGCCAAGAATGAAGCGTTCAATTCCAGCAACGGGGATGTGTTCAAATGGAAGCGGCTCTGGCCGATCCTGGCCGACCGTTTCGGGGTGGCATGGGCTGGGTATGAAGGAGAGGCGAGCAGGTTCAGGCTTGCTGAGGTCATGGCAGACAAGGAGGCGGTGTGGGAGGAGATCATCAAGGAGAACGAGCTCATTGTGACGAAGCTTGAGGAGGTGGCTAATTGGTGGTTCGTGGACGCCATGTTGGGTATCGAGTTCGAGCATTTGGATAGCATGAACAAGAGCAAGGAGCATGGATTCCTTGGCTTCAGGAACACAGTCAACTCCTTCAAAACATGGATCGACAAGATGAAGGTTTCCAAGATTGTTCCCTGA
- the LOC124695578 gene encoding probable LRR receptor-like serine/threonine-protein kinase IRK, with amino-acid sequence MSDHLTCRAYLPESLRRLSTCTNLELSSNALTGNVPTWVGEMVSLEVLDLSGNKFSGEIPGSIGGLMSLRELRLSGNGFTGGLPVSIGGCRSLVHVDVSWNSLTGSLPAWVFASGVQWVSVSDNTFSGELAVPVNASSVIQGVDLSSNSFSGHIPSEISKLLSLQSLNMSCNSLSGSVPASIVEMKSLEVLDLSANKLTGSIPSTIGGKSLKVLRLGKNSLTGEIPAQIGDCSTLASLDLSHNSLTGAIPATLANLTNLQTADLSRNKLTGGLPKQLSNLAHLIGFNVSHNQLSGDLPPGSFFDTISFSSVSDNPGLCGAKLNSSCPGVLPKPIVLNPESSPDDPLGQKEPVPGGLHHKKTILSISALVAIGAAVLIAVGIITITVLNLQVRAPASHSAAELELSDGYLSQSPTTDVKSGKLVMFGGGNPEFSASTHALLNKDCELGRGGFGTVYKTTLRDGQPVAIKKLTVSSLVKSQDEFEREVKMLGKLRHRNLVALKGYYWTPSLQLLIYEFVSGGNLHKQLHEPSSVNYLSWKERFDIVLGIARSLAHLHRHDVIHYNLKSSNIMIDGSGEAKVGDYGLAKLLPMLDRYVLSSKVQSALGYMAPEFTCRTVKITEKCDVYGFGVLVLEVMSGRPPVEYMEDDVIVLCDVVRAALDEGKVEECVDERLCGKFPLEEAVPIMKLGLVCTSQVPSNRPDMSEVVNILELIRCPQDSPEEELG; translated from the exons ATGTCTGATCACTTAACATGTAGAGCGTACTTGCCGGAGTCCCTGCGCAGGCTCTCCACTTGCACAAACCTTGAGCTGAGCTCAAATGCGCTCACCGGGAATGTTCCAACCTGGGTTGGAGAAATGGTGAGCCTGGAGGTACTGGATTTGTCGGGGAACAAGTTCTCCGGGGAGATCCCGGGCTCTATTGGCGGGCTCATGTCACTGAGGGAGCTGAGGCTGTCTGGAAATGGGTTCACTGGTGGCTTGCCTGTGTCAATTGGTGGATGTAGAAGCCTAGTGCACGTCGACGTGAGCTGGAATTCCCTTACGGGCAGCCTGCCTGCCTGGGTCTTTGCATCCGGCGTGCAATGGGTGTCGGTGTCCGACAACACATTCAGCGGTGAGCTAGCGGTGCCTGTGAATGCATCTTCTGTGATTCAAGGCGTGGACCTGTCAAGCAATTCGTTTTCAGGACACATCCCATCGGAGATCTCAAAACTGCTGAGCTTGCAGTCGTTGAACATGTCTTGCAACTCTCTGTCTGGCAGTGTTCCAGCCAGCATTGTGGAGATGAAGTCACTGGAGGTGCTTGATTTGAGTGCCAATAAGCTTACTGGGAGTATTCCGTCCACCATTGGAGGGAAGTCGCTGAAAGTGCTGAGGCTTGGGAAGAACTCCCTCACTGGTGAAATTCCAGCCCAGATTGGGGATTGCTCAACCCTCGCATCACT GGATCTATCACATAACAGTCTAACAGGAGCTATTCCAGCAACATTAGCCAATCTCACCAACCTTCAGACCGCTGATCTTTCTAGGAACAAACTCACTGGTGGTCTGCCAAAGCAGCTCTCCAACCTTGCCCATCTCATTGGCTTCAATGTTTCACATAACCAGCTCTCTGGGGATCTGCCTCCTGGTAGTTTCTTTGACACTATCTCCTTCTCATCAGTGTCTGACAATCCTGGCCTTTGCGGTGCAAAGCTCAACTCTTCTTGTCCTGGTGTGTTACCAAAACCAATCGTGTTGAATCCAGAATCTTCTCCCGATGATCCGTTGGGACAGAAAGAGCCTGTTCCTGGGGGGCTCCATCACAAGAAAACCATACTCAGCATCTCAGCCCTTGTTGCAATTGGTGCTGCTGTTCTCATTGCTGTTGGCATCATAACCATTACTGTCCTTAACCTCCAAGTTCGTGCACCGGCTTCTCATTCTGCTGCCGAGCTAGAACTCTCAGATGGATATCTTAGCCAGTCACCCACAACTGATGTGAAATCAGGCAAGCTTGTAATGTTTGGAGGAGGTAATCCAGAATTCAGCGCAAGTACCCATGCTCTCCTGAACAAGGACTGTGAGCTTGGCCGTGGTGGTTTTGGCACCGTCTACAAGACCACTCTCCGAGATGGCCAGCCTGTTGCCATCAAGAAACTGACTGTGTCAAGCTTGGTGAAATCTCAAgatgaatttgagagagaagttaAGATGCTGGGCAAGCTACGCCACCGTAACCTTGTTGCCCTCAAGGGCTATTACTGGACACCATCTCTTCAGCTTCTTATCTATGAGTTTGTCTCTGGTGGTAACTTGCATAAACAACTGCATGAGCCGTCTTCTGTAAACTACCTCTCATGGAAGGAAAGATTTGATATCGTTCTTGGTATAGCAAGAAGCCTGGCTCACCTCCACCGTCATGATGTTATCCACTACAATCTGAAGTCAAGCAACATTATGATCGATGGATCAGGCGAGGCCAAGGTTGGGGACTACGGATTGGCAAAGCTACTGCCAATGTTGGATCGGTATGTTCTGAGCAGCAAGGTACAGAGTGCACTTGGTTACATGGCACCAGAGTTCACATGCAGAACTGTGAAGATAACTGAGAAATGTGATGTGTATGGATTTGGGGTTCTTGTCCTCGAGGTCATGTCAGGCAGGCCACCAGTGGAGTACATGGAAGATGATGTTATTGTGCTGTGTGATGTGGTGAGGGCTGCTTTGGATGAAGGCAAGGTGGAAGAGTGCGTCGATGAGAGGCTCTGTGGAAAATTCCCTCTGGAGGAGGCTGTTCCTATCATGAAGCTTGGCTTGGTCTGTACTTCCCAGGTTCCTTCCAATAGGCCAGACATGAGTGAGGTGGTGAACATATTGGAGTTGATCAGATGCCCTCAGGACAGCCCAGAAGAAGAATTAGGTTAA